A part of uncultured Acidilobus sp. JCHS genomic DNA contains:
- a CDS encoding Glycogen synthase — MRPARLIAPRSVRRVWIISFELSPIVKAGGLGEAVRQYAEALAERGLEVTVFMPSHGRHLDLGIRSRLGLRPLDFTICGDRRGLDGKQYSFCLGAEEAFINGFRVVMFKGLDYATGMVFDSWYPYSYAEEKSAIMTRALRAFSWHEVQPDLIHVNDWHSVLPGVALRDEFESRGYAIPLVYSIHLSGSPSFPWHYASPDWSGLDDGYHLVWRVVRHEPVNNRALWEQVGGNVEAFGVHSSDAIATVSLSYLREELERKYGSWIEGKSCVIYNSTDWKRQAVESWITTNYGSADRAVAYELVDKYVVPGSWTGPLDSRERALFITSGRLTSQKGVDIAIRALDYAPSASLVVLGIPVGDYGYEQYVRKLAEERRGRVVITTNRVPDEAYKALVMLSTATVAPSRWEPFGLVALESLAVGTPVIASRVGGLKEIVTDLRSGEGDGLLVNVEDPKELGLAMESFAWLSWFRDFERIPMQELKSLALKNPTLPEDIKAFAVNDVNKRFRKESTGEALMACYEKARQMAYYRAIT; from the coding sequence TTGCGTCCAGCTAGGCTCATCGCGCCAAGGTCTGTTAGGAGGGTCTGGATAATATCATTTGAATTATCGCCAATAGTCAAGGCCGGCGGCCTAGGGGAGGCCGTGAGGCAATACGCCGAGGCTCTAGCTGAAAGAGGGCTTGAGGTCACGGTCTTCATGCCGTCCCATGGGAGGCACCTCGACCTTGGTATAAGGTCCCGCCTCGGCCTAAGGCCCCTCGATTTCACTATATGCGGGGACAGGAGGGGACTTGACGGAAAGCAGTACAGCTTCTGCCTCGGCGCTGAGGAGGCCTTCATCAACGGGTTCCGGGTAGTCATGTTTAAAGGCCTTGACTACGCTACAGGCATGGTCTTTGACTCCTGGTACCCTTACTCCTATGCGGAGGAGAAATCAGCGATCATGACAAGGGCCTTAAGGGCCTTTTCGTGGCATGAGGTTCAGCCTGACCTAATACACGTGAACGACTGGCACAGCGTGCTCCCCGGAGTCGCGCTCAGGGATGAGTTCGAGTCACGAGGGTACGCTATACCTCTTGTCTACAGCATACACCTCAGTGGCTCCCCGAGCTTCCCATGGCATTACGCGTCACCTGACTGGAGCGGCCTTGACGACGGATATCATCTAGTGTGGAGGGTCGTAAGACATGAACCCGTAAACAACAGGGCCCTCTGGGAGCAGGTAGGGGGCAACGTTGAGGCCTTTGGCGTCCATTCGTCTGACGCGATAGCCACAGTAAGCCTATCGTACCTCAGGGAGGAGCTGGAGAGGAAGTACGGCAGCTGGATTGAAGGCAAGTCATGCGTCATCTACAACTCCACTGACTGGAAGAGACAGGCCGTCGAATCGTGGATCACCACAAACTATGGGTCTGCTGACCGGGCGGTAGCCTATGAGCTGGTAGACAAGTACGTGGTCCCCGGCTCCTGGACAGGCCCTCTTGACTCAAGGGAAAGGGCGCTGTTCATTACGTCAGGGAGGCTTACGTCACAGAAGGGCGTCGACATAGCTATCAGGGCCCTTGACTACGCCCCTAGCGCCTCACTTGTAGTCCTTGGAATACCTGTGGGCGACTACGGTTACGAACAATATGTCAGGAAGCTGGCAGAGGAGAGAAGGGGGAGAGTCGTTATAACAACTAATAGGGTCCCTGACGAAGCCTACAAGGCGCTCGTGATGCTGTCAACAGCCACCGTGGCGCCCTCGAGGTGGGAACCCTTTGGCCTCGTCGCGCTGGAGTCCCTAGCGGTAGGAACCCCTGTCATAGCTTCCCGTGTCGGCGGTCTAAAGGAGATAGTAACTGACCTGAGGTCGGGCGAGGGTGACGGCCTCCTGGTGAACGTTGAGGACCCCAAAGAGCTCGGCCTCGCGATGGAGAGCTTTGCCTGGCTCTCCTGGTTCAGGGACTTTGAGAGGATTCCAATGCAGGAGCTTAAGTCCTTGGCCCTTAAGAACCCCACGTTGCCAGAGGACATAAAGGCCTTCGCTGTAAATGACGTAAATAAGCGCTTCAGGAAGGAGTCGACAGGCGAGGCCTTAATGGCATGCTATGAGAAGGCTAGGCAGATGGCCTATTACAGGGCGATAACATGA